The Melitaea cinxia chromosome 30, ilMelCinx1.1, whole genome shotgun sequence sequence CTCACacccccaaactggtgaccccgacgtgattccTCACATCTCTAAAACGGaatagaatataaaagtctttttatatattttaatcgctTATCGCAATCGCGTTCGCTTCTCCAAGTTGAATGTGTTGACCCTCCTCTTCATCTTCTAAGACAATACCTATCGGATAGATTCCTTTTTAAAGTCTTTCAATATTGCTATCACCCACTTATTAGTAAACTCCTTTCTCTTTCCTAACTCTTctcttcttattattattggttGCACAAAGATACTCCATGCCTCTTAATTAGCTACCAAAAACTGACTAGTCTCCCTTGTCTTATCTTCCAATGCCGACTGAATCCTTTTTGAGACTTCTTTTGAATCTCTTATATTCCCACCTCACATTGTCCTTAACTTTTCTATTGCAAAAGGCTCACCTATTGCTAACAttcaatttaatcaaataataaatgaacaGTTTAAGGACTGGTTACTTATTTTTACGGATGCATCAAAATTTTCTGTTCATTGCTGTGTTGGTGTGTCCGTCTGGATCCCTAAagtaaatgtgattttaaactttaaattaccTGCTATATCTTCAGTTTTTACACGGGAATCAATAGCTATTTTAGAAgcactttattttatattatcacatTATTTAGATAAGTCCATTATGAAGTCAGACTCTAGAAGTGTTTTTGAAGCTATTACGTCCAACTCATTTCGGTCAAGAAACAAATTTTCTTATATCCTGAAAATAAGacagttactttttaaatgaagACAGAATATTCGGGTTGTGTTTGGATGGATTCCTGGACATAGTGAAATATCAGGTAGTGAAAGTGAAGATGCTTATGCTAAAGAAGCCACAATATCTGGTATTTTTAgtcaatttaaattgattgtCAGGATCTTATCCCATTTGCAAAGTCTCACATGATGACTAAATGGAATAACCTTTGGTCTCAGTCAAGCAGATCCTGTGGCAGACATTACGCTGAAATTCAAGACTCTCAAGAACTTCGTTTTTCTAAAACCGTCAAGCTTGCAAGGTTGTCTGCTCAACAATATGTCGCCTTAGACTTGGACACTCATGTACTCCTGTATTTCTTGCGAGGATCAAGATCAGGGAGAACTCTCTCTTTGTGAATGTGGGTTTGACGAAGGTACCCCAGAGCATATCTTTTATtcattgaatatatatttattaatgagaataattgaattattctcttaataacttatattttattataattttatattgaagtAATTCATTATGATTCGATCtactactactgtaatataaactctttgtaattaaaaattattttctactttttagttcgattagctaaaAAAGGTGGTTTTctagttttttaaactataatttattagtattcTAGCTACATTTAATGGACAATCTTTTGAAATAGCTAGTGGTTTCCAGAGcaatttatatactttaacGTTTCAGAAATAcaatctttatataaataattttcaaagcaTTTAGAACAAATCTGTTCACTACGGCATATTTTAGCCAAATGACTGaattttaagcatttaaaaCATTGTTGCATCGGAGGAATATAACTGTGTACTTCATACCTCTTTCcatctaatataataatgaaaattttatttttaaagatgtatgttatgtaatatgcacaataaagtatatttcttcttcttcttcttcttcttcttgttcttctaatataatatattcaggTGGAGAAGTATCCGAAAATGTTATGGATATGGTTGTAAATGGGTTTAAACTGTCTTTTTCGCGTCTTATAAATCTACATATTCTAATAACGTCTCTATCACAGCAGATTTCTTCAAACAATTCTGTGTTTCCTATTTCTTTAGGAATGCATACCTAATAACGCGTACCCTTTCCACAGAGGATGCAGGTATATATGCTCTTAAATTATGTTCTAATTAGCATCGGGATTTCAGGAAGTCTTTGGCTGAAGTTGTCtgtttaaaagatattttaattttatttgcattaatTCTTGCTCGCTCATGAACCCCCTTGatatttctgaaatatttgGAGAGGTTCAAGGGATTCATATTACCAAGTTTGATTTCCTTATGTATATGttctacataaattaaaaagtccCCATTTGAACTATTGTCGGTATATTGTCTTGTGTATCCGTTattaattcttctttttttaatgcataTGGACTTCAGCAATCTCTCCTCCGCATTTTCATCACTTTCTCTctgtatttttactattaaatttactaaggaatactattaaaataaattttatttaaaagacaattttaaaaaaggcgCGTTTCTCTTCCCGCCAAAAAAGAGAATCCGGCCATAGACGTTGGTGCTTAATGCtgccatataaaaaaaatgaaacttttatttcttattgtaATTTTCCAATTGTATGCcttcaaaactttttataacttgtataatactttatataagatatatcttatattttttttttaattacgtacTATTCAGAAAATTTACtgtgatatgaaaaaataaaatatattttttattgtaatttcctATTTTAtgcgttaatttttaaatactatacaatatgtgtaataaaattttttaatacaaatatttaaaaaaaaatatacatttgctATTGTAaataagtaactttttaatattacataataccATAATAGAAAATTCTcgataatgtaattttaataaaattgtttgacCTTGGAACTGTCAAATTTTGACTATTAATGTTTGTGTTTCCATTGAGACGAATTTGTCTGAAAAATCCAAAATCCTTATTACAAACAATAGTTACACGTTATAGCACAAGTTTCTTTCAGCTACAAACTAAGTGAGTgttaatacataaaacatttttatctacTGAAAGTATAATTAGAATGTATGTAACCTCATTAGTCGGCTTTTTTTTCACTGCTAAAACTAGAGTGAGCAAAGagactattaaaatattataaattccaaatattacattttatttgatcGGTGTTATCTCATTCTCAATTTATCTGATATGCAcgttcagtaattttaatactttgtcACTAATAAACCTCTTCCTTTCCATATGATTTgataattgattaatttgtataaaaacagcTCATTTTCATCATCGATCATGTCCAAGTCGGCGCTGATGATCCTCGCCCAAGGTGCTGAAGAAATGGAGACGGTCATTACTGTTGATATGCTGAGGAGAGGAGGTGTAAGTAGCTTCAAAATAAGTGCACTCTAACTTTGTAACCAAGGCTTCTTGAtattatgtaaacatttttgattgGCGAAAAATTATTGTGACGATtggctgtgtgattacggcagcAAAGGATATAGCCacttcctctcttcccgtgggtatcgtaagaggtgactaagggataacacagttccactactaccttggaacttataaagccaaccgatggcgggataactattctactgctggctttcaaatacacaggccgaagacgggcagcagtgtcttcggtgcgacaaagccagccctgcagtcaccaacccgtctgcacagtgttgtgactatgggcaaaacacatgagtttacaccatttttggcgcgaacttgtggaggcctatatccagtagtggacagCGATTGGCTGATGTGTGTGTTCGTGTGTATTGTAACAATGCGTTggcacagcggtcacagcaaTGGTTTTCTACTGACAATAGTTTAATTAAgtctttttttataccactatactttttttttttatatcgcagggtaacccatttacgggtgatatccaggatcccgggtaggcattcctagaccgtatgttggcttcagcacttgggggtgcattaccgaccaaaacccctgcgggagccttcagccgctttaattggagggtcccggatctgcaggcaacagatccctccagcgacaggctggcctcggcgaaaagaccagacttctcctccatggggactttccggctcacctctgaacaatcccgacgacgccatgtctagcaggaccaggttcccatcccggcccgacatggacACAgtggcgttactggaaacgcattaagtagcgcctcctacgcacccccgttcgtcgcctgcggacggaggcttCGTCGgtggccccctctctcatccgctcgtcgttctccttctgggacattactgtctcgcagaaggagaccatcgccttccagaactcgtcgtcaccgagcatcgcggtgataacgctcggcagtgacaagtcccctccgaggactctcgtcagatcgcgacgtagcgccgcccatctcgggcacacctcgagggtgtgctgggcagagtccaccgccgcgccacaatcgtgacatccagtcgtcggctccctttgggccgtccgacacaagtattcaccaaagcagcatGAGATACTTCTCTTAAGTCTGTCTTATGgctttgaataaattattctaaaacATTGCTTCGGAAGGCAGTGGCAACTAAGTCACGGGTTTTTCTAGTTTACGTGCCAGAATTCTAATGAAACATTAAGTTCTACAAATGAAGATTTCCTATTtctatttcttaatatttcagGTAACAGTAACTCTTGCTGGTCTAGATGGCGACGCCCCGGTGCTCTGCTCCAGACAAGTAACTCTAGTACCCGACAAGTCTCTGGCCGACGCATTGGCTGAAAAGCCCCAATATGATGCTGTGAGTATTGAAGAAACTTGGTTTGGGCATAGTTGGGCACCTAAGGGTCACGACGACAAAGAAAATCATAGTGGTGGTCACGAGTCTGAGGCACATTTTTATTTGAGGAGTTAAGGAAAAAATCACTAAAAGTGATGGAGAGACTAATCAGATTGTTTCTTCAATGCATGATTCCTATACCAAACAAACACACCGGAATCTTTAATGTCGATATTATTATCATGATGTTTAATTTTccaaaaattttgtaatttctgtaaattttaaaaaaactttgaataaaaaaagtacttcTGATTTTTGGCTATGGGGACCTTCCCTCATTATTATTCGTTAGTCTAAAACCTCACCACATATCGTCAAGGAGGGAAAGGGGGTCGAAAGTTGTGAAAAATATCACGTGTTTAATAGACTACCccttagatttaaaattattgtattgccatatatgttattaacctcccttaatccccccccctccTATACCTTAGGAGTatcaaaaatagatgttttcCAATTCTTAgtcctacccgatatgcacgaaaaatttcctaaaaatgggtccagccatttcggaggagtattgtaactaacattgtgatacgagaattttatatttaagatacaaataataatatatgctgccaaataatctttaataatattgtcaaattaattttagtatatatgATTTGTTTAAGAGTTCTTTTCAAATGTGGCTCTATTAGACTTTTAACAggtttttaatatgaatatacctacttaatttCTTTTATGAAGTTTAgtcaatatgtttttattactaaaatttttgaaaaacgggatatttaccatgttttttaacagacttcaatgccgattttgataattctttttttgttagaaatgagatatccctggtgtggtaccatgataaggaaatcaggatctgatgatgggatctcagagacaTCTAGGCAaattcgaaaatccgcataactttttactgggtttaccgattttgatgatttttcatttaatcgaaagccgatgtttatcatgtggtcacatttaaatttcatcaagatctaattacaacttttggagtaatctttgataatgcgtatttacttgactattttttcgtctacctacgttgtattacttgtcgatgtaattgaagtctgttttttttcgtttgcctgcaaacaattatttattttcattttgtggCGCTCTATATTTCGACActatctacgaatgtcttgttcacgaattaaaataaccatgttaatttaaaatctaatatgtTTTTATGGTTACAGGTAATTCTTCCAGGGGGTCTAGAAGGTTCCGAGCGTCTCTCAAAGTCAAGCGTGGTGGGTACTCTTTTGAAGGAACATGAGAAATCTGGTAAAATTGTCGCTGCCATATGTGCTGGTGAGTAGACACTAATTACAAGATGactataaaataactaataatttaccgttatttaacaaaaagaaaaaaatctagtTTTTGTGATGTTCACATTTCTTTAATTACTATGTTTATATCAGCATAATTACGGCTTTTTCAccttttcataatatatattattttcataatataattataggcTGTATAATAACACTGCGTTGATTATTGAAGAACAAATTACGATAGGTTGGTtagtatttgaaatatttaatttaatttttcagctCCAACAGCGTTTGTAGCTCATGGAGTTGGAAAAGGAAAGCGTGTCACATCCTACCCTTCTACAAAGGATAAAATATCAACCGATTACACCTATGTCGAAGGAGAAAGGGTTGTCGTTGATGGCAACATCGTCACTAGCAGGGTGAGTGTTGCcagtgataaaaaaattaaaattgagtgaaaaaaaaatacaaatgtaataggtcagtaataataatcatctcTGTTTAAAATAAGTTCAATTTAACTGTTTATTATATGGTTTAcataaaatatgaagcagcctgAAGTCTTCAACCTTacagtagatcacagctaaataacagcATTGTGtatctgtggtgagtaaggtgaccagagctcctggacagAGACCCTCGAGTAGGGTCGACAATGCGTTTGGGATGCTTCTTATGTTTATATGTAgcgtaacatttttttgtattttttttcagcgtaagtttaatatattgttttttcttCCAGGGTCCTGGCACAGCATACTGGTTCGGACTAACTTTGATTGAAATGTTGACCGGCAAGGAAAAAGCTCAACAAGTTGAGAAGGGAATGCTTATCTCTGGATACTAGTTGTATCAGAATCATACAGTAATGTGATTATTGTAAGACGTAAATGTATATTGGctgttgtaataaaatagattatcattttcattaatatattaagaaagctatgattgttttattttcatactttgGTGAAGGTTAGTAATTTAGTATTGGTGTTGGTATGGATATTTACagtaatcgtttttttttttagagatttttatacataatatctaCATGTCTTATATGTCAACactaacaattttaacatttttatgcgtttgtttgttttaactgaggtagggccaGCAGGAAGTTTCCTGAtccaaatatggagcagcctgactggggtagtacctcgaccttacaaaagatcacagctaaataacactgttttcaagcagtgttgtgttcctgttggtgagtaaggtgaccagagctcctaggggggatTGGTGAGAGTTGGCAACacacttgtgatgcttctggtgttgcagacgtttatatgCTACtttaattgcttaccatcaggtgagccgtgcgcgtgtttgccgacttagttatacaaaataaaaaatactaaaaatagttTGTAAAAGCCATAAGTGCACACCCTCCAGAGTTAACCActcataaaattacaatttataacttaattttcGTATAGTTAACGATTGAGTAACTAGCtcaagtataatttaaaaaaaatataatgacaaAGAAAACAACATttctatttgtataatatttatatagtaccacgtttcatataaaaaaaaaaattaaaaataaatgcaagGACAATTGAGAGCTAAGAACATTTACATAAATCTTAAATTCAGACTTATAATAGGATTTATTTTACATTCGCTTCgaatcagcctgtaacatcacacagggcataggcctctttctccatgtgggagaaggatctCTATCTCGCATAATACCTTCCTTATCAatccaaaatatataaaacaaatctaAACTATAAGAGCCTGTTTAACTAGTTACTGATACTTTATTTTGCACATAAGTTATTTATAGGCTTTATCAGCAGgatgcaaaataaatattacttatttcatCTCAATTAGTAACCTACAACTTCTGAAGTTACGGATTACGAATATTTGACTGATATAGTAGTTTGATGGTAAAAAAGACGTCAAACTTAACTGTTAGATACCGTTATACGTAAAATAGCTATATCAGAAACCGATAAAACAAGCTCTGAACGAATAAGCACCACTTTGATCGACTATTaaaaacacgtttttttttttagtaaaaataataatcttgaCTATTATAGTTGCTTTGCATCTTTTGGATCGTTTGTATAAAATCAACGTAAACTAGAAATAAAAGTATAGTACATTGCTAAATgacaaatatatagttatagttagggtaaaaaaaaaaaacagtctttAGATGATTGATAAAACCCAAATATAGCAACACATTGGTAAAGGGATACCCACTAAAAATATTGACGTTAAACAACAaatttttgataacttttttttgtattattttgacaCTACATTATAGTACATTTATAACCAGAATAACAATACAGATTGAAATGGGTCAAAATGACATGTCAAAGAAAAGCTTTTAAACAACAATTTTCTCTTTCTAATCAATGTGTTGTAAtgagtatttaatattacaaaatttagaaataaataatcgcTAATGTGACTCGAATTTACATTAATGATATaactttacataattattgtataagttTACCTTAATTACGTAATACTGGTGACATATAATGACATTGTTTACATTGGTACAAAAAATATCATGTAATAGTCTAAGATCCCAAATCATTCCGTTCATCACGTTGATAATCAAACTAATTGCACC is a genomic window containing:
- the LOC123668306 gene encoding protein dj-1beta-like isoform X1, with the translated sequence MFVFPLRRICLKNPKSLLQTIVTRYSTSFFQLQTNSFSSSIMSKSALMILAQGAEEMETVITVDMLRRGGVTVTLAGLDGDAPVLCSRQVTLVPDKSLADALAEKPQYDAVILPGGLEGSERLSKSSVVGTLLKEHEKSGKIVAAICAAPTAFVAHGVGKGKRVTSYPSTKDKISTDYTYVEGERVVVDGNIVTSRGPGTAYWFGLTLIEMLTGKEKAQQVEKGMLISGY
- the LOC123668306 gene encoding protein dj-1beta-like isoform X2, yielding MSKSALMILAQGAEEMETVITVDMLRRGGVTVTLAGLDGDAPVLCSRQVTLVPDKSLADALAEKPQYDAVILPGGLEGSERLSKSSVVGTLLKEHEKSGKIVAAICAAPTAFVAHGVGKGKRVTSYPSTKDKISTDYTYVEGERVVVDGNIVTSRGPGTAYWFGLTLIEMLTGKEKAQQVEKGMLISGY